In one window of Mytilus trossulus isolate FHL-02 chromosome 7, PNRI_Mtr1.1.1.hap1, whole genome shotgun sequence DNA:
- the LOC134725129 gene encoding kelch-like protein 24, with amino-acid sequence MVSEAHVLSILRNLEKYWTLEQYLDFTINAKDGSIQCHQILFSSLCKLSQKPGTTATSFKNSLNKETCLNNVAYFLSMLYKPTIKPQDFNETFISAAKMFGLPIPHLSKGSRKQSCLHEEFVKQRNLTFGNTLANSRINESLSDIFLLVQKQRFCCHKVILATFSAYFDAMFSSELSELHQEEVTIHDVDKKTFSKILDFMYTGEIAVTIQNVQDLMSTSSYLQIPLLQAQCERFMVRHIEIDNCIDVVQLGDTVGSDYLVCKGISFVCRHFSSVSKNKEFLTLTKSMINRILQNDQINAENEYAILKFVLLWIKQQKDKVEITDLMKNVRLSLVLESALEETLENPIVKKDKNCIQYINDVIQNKISKEERTRTFETEDVMVVMWSSSYIPGLHLACFSFVNNYWYQLPGLPTHSAGGSYGACSNDSDIYICGGSGNPTAFHRFNFTSNKWQKLGPIEFKYGRADHAMVIKNDDLYMLGGSQDRIVVWPYVDKYNITDKSWNRIGSLSIAVSNPSCAIFNESIIVFGGNKSFGEFVSAIQMYDLTTNSCTSFSKLPIMCSFSGLVMNEDVAYIVGPKGDVVLYEHGKDPVVLGSVHKQTMFGFGTAFYNGKVFVIGGSSDRMESTEARAFDVVSKTSSMTNRNMKVPAKKESNQYFMISHNIRKSLLIPENLYKD; translated from the coding sequence atggtaTCTGAAGCGCATGTTTTAAGTATTCTTCGGAACTTGGAAAAATACTGGACTTTAGAGCAATATcttgattttactataaatgcCAAAGATGGAAGTATCCAGTGTCATCAAATCCTTTTTTCCAGTTTATGTAAACTTTCTCAAAAACCAGGAACAACAGCAACATCCTTCAAAAATTCTTTGAATAAAGAAACATGTCTCAATAATGTAGCGTATTTTCTATCAATGCTCTATAAACCTACAATAAAACCTCAggattttaatgaaacttttatctcagcagcaaaaatgtttggGTTGCCAATACCTCATCTTTCAAAAGGCTCAAGAAAACAAAGTTGTTTACACGAAGAATTTGTTAAACAGAGAAATTTGACCTTTGGTAACACTTTAGCAAATTCCAGAATAAACGAGAGTTTATCTGATATATTTCTGCTCGtgcaaaaacaaagattttgctGTCATAAGGTTATTTTAGCGACTTTCTCTGCATATTTTGACGCCATGTTTTCTTCGGAGCTTAGCGAGTTACATCAGGAGGAAGTCACAATTCATGATGTAGATAAAAAGACGTTCAGTAAGATTCTCGACTTTATGTATACTGGTGAAATTGCTGTTACAATACAGAATGTCCAGGATTTGATGTCTACCTCATCTTACTTACAGATTCCTTTACTTCAGGCTCAATGTGAGCGTTTTATGGTACGccatattgaaattgacaattgCATTGACGTGGTTCAACTCGGCGACACAGTCGGGTCTGATTATCTAGTTTGTAAAGGGATAAGCTTTGTGTGTCGCCATTTTAGTTCTGTATCAAAAAACAAAGAATTCCTAACACTAACGAAAAGTATGATAAATAGAATTTTGCAAAATGACCAGATAAATGCAGAGAATGAATATGCGATCTtaaaatttgtacttttatggattaaacagcagaAAGATAAAGTCGAAATTACTGATCTTATGAAAAATGTTAGACTTTCATTAGTTTTAGAAAGTGCATTAGAAGAAACTTTGGAAAACCCTATAGTCAAGAAAGACAAAAACTGTATTCAGTATATCAATGATGTAATACAAAACAAGATAAGTAAAGAAGAACGTACCAGAACATTTGAAACAGAAGATGTCATGGTTGTTATGTGGTCCTCTAGTTATATACCAGGACTTCACTTAGCATGCTTTAGTTTTGTAAACAACTATTGGTACCAGTTGCCGGGGTTACCAACTCATTCGGCCGGAGGTTCGTATGGCGCATGTTCCAACGACAGTGACATTTATATATGCGGAGGTAGTGGAAATCCAACAGCTTTCCATCGattcaattttacttcaaatAAATGGCAGAAATTAGGTCCAATTGAGTTTAAATATGGACGCGCAGATCATGCCATGGTCATTAAGAATGATGATCTGTATATGCTGGGCGGAAGTCAGGATAGAATCGTGGTATGGCCATATGTAGACAAATACAATATAACGGATAAGTCATGGAATCGAATTGGTTCGCTCAGCATTGCTGTATCCAATCCTTCATgtgcaatatttaatgaaagCATTATAGTATTTGGAGGTAATAAGTCTTTTGGTGAATTTGTCTCTGCTATTCAGATGTACGATTTAACAACCAACTCGTGCACCTCGTTTTCAAAGTTACCAATAATGTGCAGTTTTAGTGGACTAGTAATGAATGAAGATGTAGCATATATTGTTGGTCcaaaaggagatgtggttttATATGAACATGGTAAAGATCCGGTTGTTTTAGGTTCAGTGCACAAACAAACTATGTTTGGATTTGGTACAGCATTTTATAATGGTAAAGTGTTTGTAATAGGTGGAAGCTCGGATCGCATGGAGTCAACTGAAGCAAGGGCGTTTGATGTCGTGTCTAAAACTTCTTCTATGACTAATAGGAACATGAAAGTACCTGCTAAAAAGGAATCAAACCAGTATTTCATGATAAGCCACAACATTCGCAAATCTTTACTTATACCGGAAAATTTGTACAAAGATTGA
- the LOC134725127 gene encoding kelch-like protein 24, whose translation MNDTNGMSWTDDSCEAWRVRYHKEICHGLAQALSNEEFTDIKIIIDDKTFNCHRIVLSIMSPYFSAMFASGMKECQDGVVHLQNVESEAFEKILKFIYGGQDFIDTENVDSLLQAAVMLQIKCLQERCEEYMVGKLDPENSLGAWKLAQGHGCLCLAERAFQFILYYFEQICKTEDFLAIDCDELLQIIDNNNLNIKSEELVCEAVMKWVHFNVDTRIKDLPRIFEKLRLPLIQPEYLIDVLEQDKLIRHDQSCRDVLEEAKRYHLLPARRQEFVSPRMSFRNFGDFEEVVVCVGGTDDNSKTTQRVICYSEKRSKWFSLAPMPHDPGVEFATCSYGNAIYISGGSTKMNAMLCYISTQNKWVYCEPMLLGRRRHAMVAVGEHVYVLGGYDDNNDNDFRTLMSIERYSIATGSWEDAGYLSVAVRSASVAVDREKIYLFGGVTREDFDTKIVQCFDTRLKTCNIVCELPVYCRLSSAISHDHKIYLVCPDGDVIVFSADGTTEEKGKIPGFDRYSFGAVLKNNSIIVLGGMDSDHSYGDCITFDLLTSTSSISADVLPQKASGIGCVKTVINKKYLETLSRSKQN comes from the coding sequence ATGAATGACACCAATGGAATGAGCTGGACAGACGACAGTTGTGAAGCATGGCGGGTACGATATCATAAAGAAATATGCCATGGCCTTGCACAGGCACTAAGTAATGAAGAGTTTACCGAcatcaaaattataattgatgataaaacatttaactgCCATCGTATAGTTTTGTCAATTATGTCACCGTATTTTAGTGCAATGTTCGCTTCTGGTATGAAGGAATGTCAAGATGGCGTGGTTCACCTTCAAAATGTTGAAAGTGAGGCATTCGAGAAGATCCTGAAATTTATCTACGGTGGACAGGATTTTATAGACACAGAAAATGTTGATTCCCTTCTGCAAGCGGCAGTGATGCTACAAATAAAATGTCTGCAAGAAAGATGTGAGGAATATATGGTGGGGAAACTTGATCCTGAAAATTCGTTAGGTGCCTGGAAGTTAGCCCAAGGTCATGGCTGTCTGTGTCTTGCAGAGAGAGCTTTCCAGttcatattgtattattttgaacaaatatgtaaaactgaAGATTTTTTGGCTATAGATTGTGACGAATTATTGCAAATAatagataataacaatttgaacaTTAAAAGTGAAGAGCTAGTATGCGAAGCTGTTATGAAGTGGgtgcattttaatgttgataCCAGAATAAAAGACCTtcctagaatttttgaaaaactgcGTCTCCCTCTTATACAACCGGAATATTTAATTGATGTACTCGAGCAGGATAAGTTGATTAGACACGACCAATCCTGTCGGGATGTTTTAGAAGAAGCCAAACGATACCACTTGTTGCCCGCCAGAAGACAGGAGTTTGTTTCGCCTCGAATGAGCTTTCGGAATTTCGGCGACTTTGAGGAGGTAGTGGTTTGTGTCGGCGGTACAGACGACAATTCCAAAACAACACAGCGCGTGATATGTTACAGTGAAAAGAGAAGTAAATGGTTCTCGTTGGCACCTATGCCGCATGACCCGGGTGTAGAATTTGCAACTTGTTCATATGGCAATGCTATTTATATTTCGGGTGGCAGCACTAAAATGAATGCAATGCTCTGCTATATAAGTACTCAAAACAAATGGGTGTATTGCGAACCTATGTTGCTTGGGCGTCGACGCCATGCCATGGTAGCAGTTGGGGAACATGTTTACGTATTAGGAGGGTATGATGACAATAATGATAATGACTTCCGAACTTTAATGAGTATTGAACGATATAGCATAGCAACTGGAAGCTGGGAAGATGCCGGGTATCTTTCGGTTGCTGTGAGGTCTGCGTCCGTTGCAGTAGATAGagagaaaatatatttgtttggagGCGTTACACGTGAAGATTTTGATACGAAAATTGTTCAATGCTTTGATACTAGACTAAAAACGTGCAATATAGTGTGTGAACTTCCCGTATACTGTAGGTTATCATCTGCAATATCCCATGACCATAAGATATATCTCGTCTGCCCtgatggagatgttattgtatTTTCAGCAGATGGAACAACGGAAGAAAAGGGGAAAATACCCGGATTCGACCGCTATAGCTTTGGTGCAGTGTTAAAGAATAATTCAATTATCGTCCTTGGTGGTATGGACTCTGACCATTCATATGGGGACTGTATTACCTTTGATCTTCTAACATCAACCTCATCAATATCAGCAGATGTCCTACCACAAAAAGCTTCGGGTATCGGCTGCGTGAAAACTGTAATTAATAAGAAATATCTCGAAACGTTATCTCGaagtaaacaaaattga